Sequence from the Clostridium saccharobutylicum DSM 13864 genome:
AACATAAAACATGCCAAAACGAAAACTAAACTTACAACTGTTGAAGTTATTAATGAAAATTTATATATTTTTAACATTCTTTTCATCTCTTTAGCTCCAAAATAATAACTTATTAATGGTTGTGCTCCTAAACCAACGCCCAAAAGCATTAAATATATATTTGTAGTAATATAATTTATTATGCTATATGCTGCAATTCCGCTTTCTCCCATATTAATACCTAATTCTAAATTATAGAAGAATATTATTATTGAAAATGCTATTTCTGCAAAAAAAGATGGAAAGCCTATACTCATAATCTCTTTGATTACATTCATTTTTAATTTTACATTACCAAATGTCAATTGTGTTCTTATACTTAAAAAGTGTGGTAAAATTATAACAATTGTAGCTACTTGTCCTAATCCAGTAGCAATAGCAGCCCCTTTAACTCCCATATGCAAAATGAATATAAAAATATAATCTAATAATACATTCACAAGAGTTCCTACTATTGTTGACACCATAGCCAATCTTGGCCTTCCATCATTTCTTGCAAATCCGTTTAGGACTATTCCTAATAAATTCGGTATACAAAACAAAGAATAATATCTTAAAAATTCTGCTGACATACTCCTCAAATTTTCAGTTGCTCCTAGTAATGTTACTATAGGTTCTGCAAATATTACAAATATAAAACTAA
This genomic interval carries:
- a CDS encoding MATE family efflux transporter; its protein translation is MLKKFLKYSIPSSVSMFISSLYTVIDGIFVGRGVGSLGLAAIAIVIPATIFLLGLATMFAVGGGALVSKNFGSGNKENAVEVFRQAFKSIIMFSIGISFIFVIFAEPIVTLLGATENLRSMSAEFLRYYSLFCIPNLLGIVLNGFARNDGRPRLAMVSTIVGTLVNVLLDYIFIFILHMGVKGAAIATGLGQVATIVIILPHFLSIRTQLTFGNVKLKMNVIKEIMSIGFPSFFAEIAFSIIIFFYNLELGINMGESGIAAYSIINYITTNIYLMLLGVGLGAQPLISYYFGAKEMKRMLKIYKFSLITSTVVSLVFVLACFMFGSKFIGLFTGDAQLINITYNGLNITSLAYIIIGLNLSTSMYYQSIEMPKFSNLICSFRSFIFLPIVLFLFAHFYGINGIWAGMIFSEILSFIAINIFANIKTNTKKAISV